One Candidatus Melainabacteria bacterium DNA segment encodes these proteins:
- a CDS encoding AAA family ATPase, which yields MKSLKPYLKSITLDAPNELRAAFPFNIPAIRHLDLLEFHPDVTFFVGENGSGKSTLVEGIADVMGIGGEGGTGGHTTRDKYGESGLSEYIRPQKNILRPKDKYFLRAESFYNIGNYLEDLARDPDAMVGSVARAFVRYGGKSLHRSSHGESFLTVITQTFKGNGLYIMDEPEAALSPTRQLAALIRINELVNQNSQFIIATHSPILLSYPRAAIYHFSESGCTKVEFEETEHFQVTRDFLNNYPKRLEKLFESDEDS from the coding sequence ATGAAGAGTCTGAAGCCTTACTTGAAGTCTATAACTCTAGATGCCCCGAATGAGCTTCGCGCAGCGTTCCCATTTAATATCCCGGCAATTCGACATCTGGATTTGCTTGAATTTCATCCCGATGTAACTTTCTTTGTGGGTGAAAATGGGTCTGGCAAGTCGACTTTAGTTGAAGGTATTGCTGATGTTATGGGAATTGGTGGCGAAGGTGGAACGGGCGGCCATACAACGAGGGATAAGTATGGTGAGTCGGGACTTTCAGAGTACATTAGACCGCAAAAGAACATACTAAGACCAAAGGATAAATATTTCCTGCGTGCAGAAAGTTTCTATAACATTGGAAATTATCTCGAGGATTTGGCGCGGGATCCTGATGCCATGGTTGGAAGTGTAGCCAGGGCTTTTGTGCGATATGGTGGCAAGTCTCTTCATCGGAGTTCGCACGGCGAATCGTTTCTCACGGTTATCACTCAGACATTTAAGGGCAACGGTCTTTATATAATGGACGAACCCGAGGCCGCTCTATCTCCAACGCGTCAGCTCGCTGCGCTTATCAGAATAAATGAGTTAGTAAATCAGAATTCGCAGTTCATTATCGCAACGCACTCACCCATTTTATTGTCATACCCTAGAGCCGCCATCTATCATTTTAGTGAAAGTGGCTGCACGAAGGTTGAATTCGAAGAAACGGAACACTTTCAAGTCACTCGCGATTTCTTGAACAATTATCCAAAACGGCTTGAAAAGCTATTTGAGAGTGACGAGGACAGTTAA
- a CDS encoding TetR/AcrR family transcriptional regulator, which yields MARTLNETKRAAILNAARVTFCRDGYEAAKMSDIAAEAGVASGTLYLYFKSKEALACAIGEDFFKRLSEQFGEIVKNFRGPESVEMLLDWAMEVATQERDVLALPEQVVPSAETSDSRMVLLNQLTEVFANLMAQGLVRRYSDPQTLAEFVLLTIKWVVKGQCHNHRVDEVKGTAILVLQHALFDDLTLAANRLIQANK from the coding sequence ATGGCCCGTACGCTAAACGAAACGAAGAGAGCCGCTATATTGAATGCTGCCCGTGTCACGTTCTGTAGAGACGGATATGAAGCCGCGAAGATGTCGGATATTGCAGCGGAAGCAGGAGTTGCTTCTGGAACTCTGTATTTGTATTTCAAATCAAAAGAGGCTCTGGCTTGTGCGATCGGTGAGGATTTCTTCAAGAGACTTAGTGAGCAGTTTGGGGAAATAGTAAAAAACTTCCGTGGACCAGAAAGTGTCGAGATGCTTCTGGATTGGGCAATGGAAGTTGCTACGCAAGAGCGCGATGTTCTGGCGCTTCCCGAACAAGTGGTTCCCAGTGCAGAGACGTCAGACAGCCGTATGGTGTTGCTCAACCAGTTAACAGAAGTTTTTGCGAATTTGATGGCGCAAGGTTTGGTTCGTCGCTACAGCGACCCACAAACTCTGGCTGAGTTTGTTCTGCTAACAATAAAATGGGTGGTCAAAGGTCAGTGCCACAACCATCGCGTTGATGAGGTTAAGGGCACTGCTATTCTGGTGCTTCAACACGCTCTTTTTGATGATTTGACTCTGGCCGCGAATCGACTGATCCAGGCTAACAAATAG